The DNA segment GAGCGGCAGGTTGTAGGCCGTCTGCCGGGGCAGCTCCTCGTCGCTGCCCTTGCGCTTGCGGTACCTGATCGCCGCGTAGGCGATGAGGAGCCACACCGCGATGCCGACCACGAGGGCGGCGATGGTGGAGCCGATCCACAGGTCGTGCATCCGCCGGGCCTCGTCGGTGATGCCCTCGGGCCACCCCCAGCTGAGCCAACTGCCTCGGACGTCACACCCGCTGAGCGTCAGCGCCCCCAGGAGACCGAGCCCGGCGACCTGCGCCGGCTTGCTGCGTCGAGCCACTGCCCGCTGCCTCCTCATCCCCCGCATGGCGGCACCACGCGGTCTCACCGGTGGGGCCTCGTCGGTCGCCCGACAGGTTCTACCGACCCCGACCACAGTCTCGCCGAGACTAGCCGACCGCGCCTGTCGTCCCGGGGGCGGGAGGAGCAGCCCGGCGGGTCGCCCCCGGCCCGGCGGGTCGGCGTGCCGACAGGTGGCCGTCCGCCCAGGTGACGGGGCGTGTGGCGGACGCCGCACCGGCCGCCCCGGGGTCGGACGACGGCACCCGCCACGGGCCGGCGGCTACAGTCGTGGGCGTGTACCGACGCCTCCTGACCTGGCGCTGGGTGCTGCTGCACCTGCTGGTCCTGGCACTGTTCGTCGCGACCTTCTTCCTCGGTCACTGGCAGCTGGGCAAGGCCGAGGACGGCGGCGGCGCGGTCAACTGGAGCTACGCACTGCAGTGGCCGCTGTACGGCTTCATGGGCCTGGGCTTCTACCTGCGGATGGTCCGGGACGAGCTCCGCCGGGACCCGAACGAGGGCGAGCCCGGCGCCGCCGTGGTGCTCTACCAGCGCCCGCGGATCGACACCACGGGCGACCCGGAGCTGGCCGCCTACAACGCCTACCTGGCCGAGCTGAACGCCAAGGCCCTGGGGCAGCAGGTGAACGGTGGCCGCTGAGCCGGACACGGTCTCCCTCCCGCCGAGGGTGGCCGGCGCGCTGACCCGCTACCGCGTGATGGCCTACGTCGTCGGCGTCATGCTGCTGGTGCTCGTGTTCGTCGCGGTGCCGCTGCGCTACGCCGCCGGCG comes from the Modestobacter italicus genome and includes:
- a CDS encoding metalloprotease; this encodes MYRRLLTWRWVLLHLLVLALFVATFFLGHWQLGKAEDGGGAVNWSYALQWPLYGFMGLGFYLRMVRDELRRDPNEGEPGAAVVLYQRPRIDTTGDPELAAYNAYLAELNAKALGQQVNGGR